TCAATCCCATTTCATAGACAAGATGACGAAAAATCCTATCAACttcagatgacgaaaattgattttgagctGCCCAAAcctataaatcaaaagttaCTGTTGTCAGAGTGTTgatttgatatcaattctgttacaATGTCAGAGGATGACAAAATGTATCCATGTTCTTCGAGATAgaccattttctttcttgcgtCAACGGAACTCAAAGAGGCTAGAGAATATGGCGTACGTTCAACCTAAAAAAGAGTGATGAGTTCCATTATTGGAAACGAATTCCAAGTCATACGATGTCTTTCACGTTGACATTTGCACGGTgactgacgagccattcaacgccaaaaatatcaCCCCACTCgcacgcacagtgaagtgggcggaaTCTCCTCTGCATCCaagaattaattagttaatttaccaatccaaaacgtGAAGTCATACAAATcctgcttctttttcaatgcCTTGATTCTTCTGCACAAGCGCAAAGCTGAGCCAATCATCGGCTTCCTTCGCCGTctcaaactctcttcccgccaAATAGTGAAATAACGACAAGTCAGATTCGTACTAACAAAATTAGGAGAATACAATGGTGTGCAGCGATGAAAAACGCAACTATTCCATACCTGCtcagatcgaaatcctttctctctagaaagaaaacgaggcAATTCATCGCCCGGGTCATTgtcatttctcttctccaaAATCTTCGCCAATCGATCAATCGCAGAGCGAACAGACGAGTTCCCTCTCTGCCTCTGCAAAAACAACTCTACGTTGGTTAGAAGAGCGAAAACGTTTCGGTGAATTCTACGGGTTCTTTTCGAGACAAAAACGAATCTTCGAGTTATCTTAGAAGTGACGATCTTGCTGTTCTATCGCACTCCATTAATAAAACCATCATCGCCTTACAAGCAGCGGTACCCCGTctatttttgcttttttcgccGAAGAGAACTTCCTCATAACACAAACAATGTGCGCATGCGCTACGCTTCGTAATTCGATTTCATTTCTAGAGAATGCTAGCTCGATGTAGGCCATCATGCATAGCCTACGCGAACGCATTACAaagcatgacgtcataaatattTACGTTGTCATATTTTGACGTAGTAATACAGCCCCACTTATATAGTGTACTGTATACAGCTCAGTTCTGTATAGGGTAGTGAATCGTTGTTGAAACGCTATCTAACTTGGAACGGCTGCATCATAGCTTCTGCTGCACCGTTTTTCTTCCcgctttttctaaaaatacTTCAGGCTTTCCTTGTTTAGAATGGCGCAAACAGTGAAGCTCTAAACATGACCAGTTACGGTACCGTACTTGGAACGTACAGATGAATCTTATTGGGAACGCCCTATATTTTTGCGTTTTCCCATATAGACCTATATATCATTTGAAAGCTCAGCTTGTGCTTGATCGCGTTTGGCGTTGGTCCCAGCTGCGGTGAAGATATCACGGTTTGAATTCGATCGCAGTTTTCTGTCTATTCTGTCGACATCTTATAATGAACTTGATGAACTTGATGCAGCCGTTCCTTTTTAGATAGCGTTTTATGCAACAACGATTCACCCAACACACTAGCATACACGTCGCCCTCTCCTTCGAAGAGTCGCGAGGCGATCGGACGCCATGCATATGTGCATCACAAAAAATAACTTAGCAGCAGTTTacgcaaagaaaacgatggcGGCACATGCAGCACCGCGCATACAAACAGAAAGGATAAAGATACTACTGATTGATACAGCGACCGTGCCCTGCCCTTTCACTCCCAAATAAACGTGCGGTGGAGGAGTACAAAAGCGGCTCTTTGAATATACTCAGTCTCCCACAAAGTACGTCACGCGCTCGCTAAAATCAATACGAAACGCACACACTCAATGGCAGATAGGTGTATCGAAGTCAAAGCAAACGCTTTTCCAGCGTGAAACGCGCCATAATACACCTGGAAGCACCCACGTAACGTAGGAAAGTTCATGTGACACCAACTCTTCGTTATTATAAGGCACGAGCCTTCATCAAGAGTGCAACTATATAATTGTATAAAAATGATCAATCGTAACTGCTGAGAGCAAAACTAAGCAAACGCATTCTTCTTAGAACGAGCAGTTACCACAATCAGAAAATTCAACAAAGATCAGTAGAAGACGCACTGAAGACTTGTCCATTGCTGCAGCTGCCTCTCTCACGTTTGTGCAAAAAATAGTGCTAGTGGAAGCAGAGACATATGCGCCCCCATTTAAGGATTGCTTCCTTAATTTCCGCGAAAACAAGTGGGCATAAAGCAATCCGTTACATCCATCGTTACATCCATTCACGGGACTTTCGCGGTGGGAAATACGGAGAAGGGAAACGAAGAGCGCATAAATGTGGATAGATTATGAGATGGAAGCTTGCATAGGGAACCGAAGGACGAAAATAAAAGGAAGCGAGAGGAATATTAGATTAAGACGAACAAATTAAATTGGTATGGACCACGAGACACAGATCGAGAGAGTCAAATTTCCAGAATCTTATTCATTTAGTAAAAGCCGCTAGAACCCTGTGCTTTCATTCTCATTTAAATATCCTCCCGGTGAAAATACCGTGAGATCAACGAATTCTTCTTGAAACGCCTGTTTCCTATGGAGGTTGTCAATTTAGCATTGTAGAATTTTTCTTGCATCTTGCATCTAAATTCTTGAGACTCCTATTAATTAGAGGATTTGCGTGTTCTTCGATTTTATCTATGTGCTTCAAGTTATATTACCTTCTACAAGACCACTTCGACATGAAATTATCTGACGTATCCAAGGTAATTTTTAGGCATCGTCTGCTCTACTAAGGTTGGCAGACTACCATAGAACGCGTCATAGATTTATCCATGCAACACCCGTGGCATGCATGTAGTTTCGCTCTCGCCTTTATCCGACGTACGTTATTATCGCCTGGAGGCAGTAATCAAAAGTGGCCACGGTACCGACCATAGCAGCAAAGAACACAGTAGCTTTGAAAATATGGAGCGGCATCACGTGCACCACTTGAGACTCTTTGAGTCAATTTGCGGTAAAAGCCATCAAGACGTCTCTTCTGGTTGAGGTATTTAGCTGTTATGCAAAGGTTCTGAAGAAAGCTAGCCGAATTAAAAAACGCCTCAAGCAtatgtttgattcttactGCGGCTGCGCGTACGTGCAAGAAGGCGAGTACATAAACAACGTCACCGCGGAAAGACCGGTTCATGGACACCGCCAGTACATTACTGTCTACTAAATCTTTTTGTGATAAAACTCTTCTTGACTGTTTATAGAGTTTTTTTCGGCTATCGCCAgcggaaaaacgaaaaaggtTCGCGAATTCGTGTCTAAACAGCCTGTACAATGGCAAACGATGGTTACCAAGGTACGATACGCGTTTTTCCCTAGAAACGGTGACTCATTACGCCGTTGATTTCGCTCTTTGGGGTATATAGAGgccttcttttttgtttaggaCGGTTTCAGTGCAATAGCTTTTGCTATTTCGTGCAATTCATTAGAAGTGGCAGAGTATTTTCTTTCAACAGGATTAGATATCGAGAGTCG
The genomic region above belongs to Oscarella lobularis chromosome 12, ooOscLobu1.1, whole genome shotgun sequence and contains:
- the LOC136193943 gene encoding putative ankyrin repeat domain-containing protein 19 gives rise to the protein MRKFSSAKKAKIDGVPLLRQRGNSSVRSAIDRLAKILEKRNDNDPGDELPRFLSREKGFRSEQYESDLSLFHYLAGREFETAKEADDWLSFALVQKNQGIEKEAGFRRFRPLHCACEWGDIFGVEWLVSHRANVNVKDIVERTPYSLASLSSVDARKKMVYLEEHGYILSSSDIVWAAQNQFSSSEVDRIFRHLVYEMGLSINDINWEGNTPLQSACSSGSIFVVKWLIEHRADINSVKKWDTKPFMDACESSINHSAKVRYLDEKGADCRAKDHVRCPALV